The Raphanus sativus cultivar WK10039 chromosome 6, ASM80110v3, whole genome shotgun sequence sequence ATTTATCTTATCCCATGTGATTAGATTACCCAGAGTAAAGTACATATATAAGTACAAATTAAAAAGCTACCTCCATTCTTTTAACTGTTTTAGTAATTAACAACGGTTTGAGGAATGAGATATaaattcattttgtttttttttttgccatctgatataatattaataaggGTCTAGCCCAAAGGCCGAAGCCCAAGTATACATACATAAAAGTCCAACACACAGGCTAAAATTTGACAACCTAGTCAAATGGGCCACAGACTAAAGCGAATCCAGGACTGGCCCAAACCAAATAATCCTAGCAGCTGCACGTGACACATACGCGCAAAGGACACGCGTTACCAACTTAACCACCCAGGGACACGTGTTTGAACCTCAACCAGACGAGGTACACGCGTCAATGCTCTATCTCGTCGTCACCGCCAAGGATTTGACCACCGGAGAAAGTCGTCCGATGCTTCCCCGGGACACCAAACCATCGTCGGAACACGATTCCCGACCCCTTCAATTCCGCCTCTTCGTCTGGCCTTGAATCAACGGAGAGCTTCGTCGGGTCTATCCCGAGATCTCTCCCCAAGCCACCGAAGTCATCATCCTCACCCTAACGCTTCCTTTCCCGGAGAGAGTCCATCGATCCATCGATTTCTCCTCCTGAAAGCGAAGCCGTAACCACCATCGAAACCTAACCGGAGCACGAAGAAAAAACCTCTCCACAACCGCCGTCGAGATCGGACCATAACGACGCGGAGAAACCGAAGGCAGACGTTCGTCTGAGTATACTGGGCGCAGCGCCGGAGTCAAAAGCCGACCGTCCACCTTGTAAGTGGTGCGACGCCGGAAGCCGAGATAGAACCTAAACAAACGAGAGCCgaaaagtaaaagaaagaaaaaacactaATCTAAGGCCGGACCGGCGGCGGCTAAGAGAGCCGGAACCGCCGGCCGGAACCGCCGGCCGGAAAACGATTATCAACGGTGGAAGTTTTCTAGAGAGAGGTCAgaggaaaagagagagagagcattttgtttaaaatatacttacaatcatttttttggtaaaatactTACATTCATTCTTTCGATCTGTTTTAAGTAACAACGGTTTGGAATGACATATAAGTCCTAAGTAATTAGCAAAAGAGGGTTTAAATTCGGTTGAATGGAATTGAagaagctcttttttttttaagttacagCTATAACTTAACAAACCAATTACAgagaaaacaaatttaattaagTCGTAAAGAGAATTTGAAGCCAAAAGCACTGGTTGCTAGACTACTAGTTGAGTCAATCTCCTTGCAATAATTGTTCAATActtatttttcaaaacaaaatttcttcAATATTATCTCATAAATTCTAATTCTACTCTTTCTGATTTCAAaataatgcatattttaaattttcatacatattaataaaacatattaaatttcaattgcataattttttctattatttatttatcataattTCAAACCAACAAAATTCAAAGTTACATTTTAAGTTTTACtgttaattattataaattgatAAACATGCATTAAAAATACagaaatgatttaaaaaaaatttctaaaacatacatctttatgAAATGGATTGAGTATACACTTAcagatttttataattttcagtttGAATTGATTTAGCTATTTCTTTTTACAGAaagaaaaccaaaccaaattgcCATTTAATGAAGAATCATGGGATAAACACAAGTTtaatattaacatttaaaaCTAAAGAACTTAAAAttaactcaaacaaaaattgtatCAAATCAAGccagactttttttttctttcattatgTAAAACTAGTTTTTTCATCactttagtttcaaaaaaaaaaaagttttttcttttttttttttttttttttttttttgacggcaaacggctattctattaaaaaaaaaaaaaaaaaaaaaaaaaaaaaaaaaaaaaaaaaaaaaaaaaaaaaaaaaaaaaaaaaaaaagagccaCCCGATGTTGCAATACTTGTAAATATAACCCAAAGATCAAGTACAATCAGTAGAAAATGAGTGAAAAAATGAAAACCCTATTCTAGATTCTCATTTGTCGCTTAAAGATCACGAATCAAACCATGTGCACTATTCAAATGAAAACactttgaaatatttattttgtaattaaatagAACAATTGAATCGATTAATTAGAAAACACAAAAGTAAGCATATTTCCCCAAAAGCTATATACAATGCCGTGATATAAAATCACCACGTTCAATTGTGTGTGACTTAAGACAAGTTttgaatgtatatatatatatatatatatatatatgtaaatcttGAAATTATAATGATACTTTGATGttaaaattacatcaaattgtGGTTAAAAAATTTTTACATCAAATTTGGCatgtcatattttatttttcatctcCGACCGtaacatcaaatttcatactataaataatattatatattatttagctTTTAAATAACACAATAAATCAAGTTATCAACCATACACCAATCCCTTCGGCTTCCTTTCGGTTCACCATGGTTCCTAGTTCTCCATTTAACTTGCCTCGGCGAGTAGTAATAGGTTCTGTCCATTCCATCCACTGCGTAAACCTTATGATCCCTCACAAAACTGGCGTTGAGATTCAAATTATTGACAATCTTCCCTTTAGACGGCGGCAAAGTATCCCAAGTCTGAGTCTTCGGGTCGAACACTTGTCCCCAGTTACCATCGATGACATTCAGTCCTCCCAACACGTAAATCTTCCCGTCTACAACGCCAGCAGCCCCGTAAGCTCGAGCCACTCCCATGGAAGGGATAGTAGTCCGCCAAGTGTGAGTCCGACAATCCAACAGCCACACGTCGGAGCTGCGGCGCTGCTGCTCCTCTCCGTTTATAATAAATCCACCGATTACGTAGATTCCGCAGTCCAGCACCACCACTGAGGATCCTTCCAGAGGCAGAGAGGGCGAGAGGATCGGAATCAGATCAGACGAGGTTTTACCACGGCGGAGGATATACCAGCCTAGGGTTGGGTCGGGAGGTGGAATGTAAGGGAATGGCTGAATCAGGACCTGGGGTTCGTATGCATACGTAGACGTATTTTTCGGTGCGACCGATCAGGGATCATATTTTGTAGAGATCGGGGGACGCTACTAGAGAGCGATAGCTCTTGGAGGCGAGAGATAAGGCTGCGAGgtctgtaaaataaaataatatttttttttgtaaaataaaatgaaaatacaaaataacatgatatatttattttaatttaaaattttgaattaacTATTAAGATTAAtataactatattattaaatgaaacataataaaatatatttttttaatatttggtgTGATGGAATATTGTTATATCAAATTTGGTGGGATGATGTAAAATTTGGTGTTTTATTAGAGTTGAAATTACATTAAGTTAGGGATGATGTAATGAAAATAATAAGATGGTCTTATAAATGTggtaatttagaaaaaaaaaacaaatggaaaaaaagaaaaaagaaaacatgactGGGTGGAGGAGACACATGGATTTCAGCGTTAATTTTCAAACTTCCCTTCATACCCGCGCACTAACCCATCCATAGATAGACGTTGCccctttcctttttttttttcttttataattttatttattttcattaaatttataaaatcaatgaaaataaaatctagagagagagagagagagagttcaaaAAAAGAGGAGTCAtgtgaaggagagagagagagagaggaatgaGATCAGTTTTCatttgtttccaaataacaGTAAGAGGTTACTATTCGAAACAAATGGGTTTTTTTGGTTCATGATTCATGATTCATGAATCCTGAATGATaccaacaaaaaataaaaaaaaaaggtgattcccttcttttatttcaattttaggGAAAAAATATCaacttttgttgttttttctttctttcttttctagAAAAATACcctttatagtttttatttttgaaactcAACCGTTGTGAAATAAAAAACTTACGAATCCAGACGATTCTGTGAGAGGGTTTTAAAAGCACTAGTGATGAAAATGAGTTCCTTTCCAgagtgatttttattaaataaataagagggtttttgataatttctttttgttttttcctggaaaaaagtttggatttttatttttccagaTAAGAAAAGTAGGAGGAGGGGTCGTCTCTGTGGGATAGAGATAGTTGTGggttttttataataaaagggGAGAGAAGGAGCgtcgaagaaaaaaaaataacagaggAGAGCGTCagagagagaaaaatatattacaatggaagagacaaggaagaagaagaagaataagatcCTTGTTAATAACGAAGTAGATGATTCCAAAAAGAAGGAGCGTCATTTTGTTACCTGGTCACAGCAggtctctccctctctctatatattattcaaatctCTGTTTCATTGCTCTCTGTATAGTCTCTCTGAGATGGGTTTTTCTTACAGGAGGATGATATACTCAGACAGCAAATCAGTTTAAATGGAACTCAAAAGTTagtctctttttcttttttaattacaGTTTCTCGGACAAAGTCTTCTGTTTTATTGATTCTGTTTGTGTTGATTGGTTTCTCAGTTGGGCGATCATTGCATCCAAGTTCACTGATAAGAGCACAAGGCAGTGTAGAAGGAGGTCTGGTTTAAAACTCTGAtcaaaattattgttttgttttttttaatctgatCATGGATTTTTGGTGTTGCAGATGGTATACATACTTGAACTCTGATTTCAAGAGAGGAGGTTGGACCCCTGAAGAAGATACACTCTTGTGTGAGGTTAGTTAGACAAGAAATCTTTTCTTTTATCATATAGATGAAGAGATCATAGAGTTTGTGTCTgatcttttgtgtgtgtgtttggtttTTATAGGCGCAGAGATTGTTTGGGAACAGATGGACTGAGATTGCAAAAGTGGTCTCAGGCAGGTACATAAAAAgcctctttttttctcttttaatggTGAAAATCAAGTTATGGAAATGAAATAAGATGGTAACAGGTTCTTTTTTTGTGTAGAACTGATAATGCAGTGAAGAACAGGTTCACAACACTGTGCAAGAAGAGAGCTAAGTATGAAGCCATGGCTAAAGGGAACAACATTGCTTCTTCTGTAAACTCAAACAACAAGAGAATCTTGCTCCCAGATGGTATTACTACACCACTCAAAGTAGAAACTGAATCTCCTCTTGCTAAGAAAACGAGGTGAGAAAACTTGTTTCCATTAATTCAAAGAAGAAAGCTATGAAGTGTGGTGGATTCACATGTTTTAGCCATTGCAGGAGAAGTCAACACATTCCAAACCTTAAAGAGATCACTAGCTATGGGGATAGATCACATATAAAGGTTCATTCAGGTGTGAATCAGCAGGCAAAACCTGTTCTACTACCCCACAATGCCACAATTGAGGAGCATCAAACAGGTGAGCGTAAAGGCAATCAACAAGTGTTTCTCAACAAGGACAATCCAAAGGTAACAAACTTGATGCAACAAGCCGAGCTTCTCAGTTCATTGGCCCAGAAAGTTAACTCAGACAACACTGAACAAAGCATGGAGAATGCATGGAAGGTGACTAACTACGCGGTTTTGATGTGATTAGATAACACTTTTCAAGAGGCTGTATTAACAAAACTGCTGTTCTTGTTGCTCCTAATGTGCAGGTCCTGCAAGATTTCTTGAATAAAAGCAAAGAGAATGATATATTCCGCTGTGGACTTCCGGAGATGGATTACCAGCTTGAGGAGTTCAAGGATCTTGTTGAAGACTTGAGGAGTAGTAATGAAGATATTCAAGCATCTTATAGGCAACCTGATCTCCATGATTCACCAGCAAGCTCTGAGAATAGCTCAGGAGGATCAACTGTAATGCCGTTCCCTTCTGGTGATGAGACCCAACAACAACCAATGCATGATAGTCAGACAATATCTCAAAATGGTGTGGAGTTAGTACAAGATAAAGGGATTGTCTCTGATGATGCAATTGTGGAGGAACAAGTGGATTTACTCTCAACTTGTCATGATGTCCTAAAGAATTCTAATGAGATTGTGCCTATGTCTGGTGATGAAGAGTTTAACTCGCCTGTTCAAGTCACTCCGTTGTTCAGATCTCTAGCTGCAGGCATCCCTAGCCCTCAGTTCTCTGAAAGTGTAAGCAATTTGCACTGAATAAATCCAATTGTCtgaaaattatagttttatagAAATGAAACTAAGTGATCTGTGTCTCTGCAGGAGAGGAGCTTTCTGCTAAAGACACTGGGTGTGGAGTCCCCATATCCATGTCCGAGTGCTAATCCTTCACAACCACCTCCTTGCAAAAGAGTCCTTCTTGATAGTTtgtaaaccaaaccaaaaccaaccAGAAAAAGCTGTCCCTAAAACCGCGGTTGTGTCCTCATGGAGATGGACATAACTTgcatttcttctctctttttttgcttAGATTTTTCTTCATAGGTTTGCAGCCATATCGGCCTGAAAAAATTTTAGATGAACCGGGCGTGCCATGATCTGCATTTTTTTCCCCCTCTCAGTGGTCTAGACTCCATAGAATGTTAAAAGGTAACATTTCTAAGTCTAGACCAATCTCAGAAACTGAGTTATCTCTCTCAGATACTCAGCATTCAAAAATCTTTGCTCACTCAGTAGGAGAGTTTCCTTTCATCATCATTTCATACTTGAAGCCATTCATAAAAAAATGCTTCAAGTATGAGTGTTTCTTCATTTTATGATTTGTGTTGtgtctaagaaaaaaaaagaaaaattctttGGTTTCTTCTCCCCCTCTTTTAAGGTAAAAACCCAGATACATAATCCGGGTCTTTTGCCTTCCCCATCATGAATTCTTGATTTGTTGTGTTTCTTGATTCTCTGTACAGAAGAAACCTATATAGTAACAACTTCAGAGAGGCATGTCGCCTTTCTATATACAGTAATGATTAGAAAAcagacagaagaagaagaagaagaagaagaaaagataaaGCCAAGACTAGCATAAGgttttggagaagaagaaaaaaaaaactttgctTTCAACCAGTTGCTTTCTGTAGTAACTTCTCATTGgtgtgagaagaagaaaaacagaaaaaaaaataaatttctgtTTCCCCTTTTGTTTCCCTCTCAGAAGATTCATGTGattttgtaaagagatgattATATAAGTGGAAATGATTTGATTTTGGTGTGAAATATACAGTctatttattaatgttttttactTACCTGCTATGCATTCTtgtccttcttctccttccacTGTTGTTAGTTGCAGAGATTCAAATGAAGAGGGTTCTTAGTTGGATCTGAATCTGCTTCTCTTTAAAATGACAAGAGTTAAGTATAAATGTTAGTTAGTGGAAGACAAAAACGTAATCATCACCTTCTACCTTTTTTTAGTTTGAAACTTTCAACCGCTCTTATTTAAAGACCGAACCATACTGGTCGAACCGACCAAGAATGTCCTTTTTAGTCTGGTTAACCAAATCAGTAATGTGTTGAATAGTAAATATCATATCACGAAAACTAAtcatatatttgaatattaCCTCTATGCTAATCACTAGTTTTACAGTTTAAAAATCTGTTTTAAGAATCTCTAGATGTTTCGGTTTACTAAACATAAACAACtataagaaaaatctaaaaaacatAGTTTAGAGATATGAGAAATAAAAAAGTAACAGAGCTATACACATTAGTGTGTTCAactcttttgcttcttcttctctactcTTTTAGACTTGCTCCACTTGAGGAAAATCTGATAAGACAAACCACCAAACACCATCGAAACGCATCCCCACTGCTTCAACGACAACGGATTCCCGCTCATTACCGATGACACGACGATGCTAACAAACTTCCTCGTCGTCGTTATGGTCGTGTTAGCTAGCGACCCGAAGTTACTTATCGTCATAAATATGAAGTTTTGTCCCACCGCACCGCATAGACAGTACTTCAGAATGTCCCATGCCGCTTCCGGGTGTTGTTTACAGAACTGATACGCTTCGAACCCCATCCCTTGTGGTAATCCAAACATGTAGACCATGTTGTATATCGTGCCCCATAGATTCATCCCCAGCATTATGTCCCAAGCTTCGGTTTTTGGGTACCTCGAGGCAATGGAGTCTTGGGTGGCGTTTGTGAATCCGTCAAAGGCGAGGTTTAAGAAGCAGAGCGCGTAGCCGAGAGGAGCATTTGGATGTGCTAGCTTGCTAATTGTCTTAGAGCTTGTCTGCaaagaacaaaatatatatatcacacgCTTACAAAATATGGTGTGATCGCTTTTGGATAAGATGATTTTGCATTTACCTTAAGAAGAGCAAATAAGGCTACTCCTCCCGCGACAAGAAAGGTGCAAATGTATTCAGGGAATGTGTATCTTATTCCATAAACCAAAGTTCCCATCAGCATAACTGCATAAACAGAGAGATGTTGAGAAGAGAATATGCAAGAAAGATAATCTTTTCGAGATAATATTGGATCTAACTATGGATAGAGATGCCTTGCTAAGCAAGCTGAGTTCTAATCCGCCTACACTCAGATATCCCCTAATACGTGGCCACTGGTGATTTAACATTTCCTCGCCGCCAAGGAGCagtttacgttttttttttctttaatattggATCTACATTAGAGATGCCTTACCTGGAATCATTTTTGAAGATTTTGCCAGGACCTGCACGAAACCAAAGATCAGAATTCAAACCCAACAACGCTTGCCCTAATCTTGAGTAATGCTGATCAGGTGAAAAAAGGTAACCTGAGCTGGATAACTGATATACTTCAAGGCCTCGATCCCCATGGCGGGACCAATGGTATTAGTAATGCCGGCACTCCAATACGTCCACCATGGTGCACCACCGTTACCAGTGTTTGACCAGAGCTTAATCactgcaccaaaaaaaaaatcagatttaaatTTCAGCTCCATTTTGTCTTGTATTCCAATGATAAAGGAGGTATCAAAGAAAAGCTCACTAATATAAGACCAGACCAAGCAGACTACACTTTGAGCCAAGTTCAAGAACGCAAGGTGCTCGAACCTCTTCTCATCTGGACCGAATCTCTTCGTGGACCTGATCAGAAAACGTATTAGTTTGCTGTAGCTATGTCTCTATAACATCCAACCACAGGTTTCAGATGACTATGATTATTACTTCTTTTTTCTGGATGACAAGGAGGTTCTACATCCCCTAAGGTAACCAGTGCCGTGCTCAGGGTTTTTGGGGCCTAAGGCAAAAttgatgatataattttttatttaaattcaatattaaataaattaatattttaaaatattatttttattaaagaaatata is a genomic window containing:
- the LOC108809361 gene encoding transcription factor MYB88 → MEETRKKKKNKILVNNEVDDSKKKERHFVTWSQQEDDILRQQISLNGTQNWAIIASKFTDKSTRQCRRRWYTYLNSDFKRGGWTPEEDTLLCEAQRLFGNRWTEIAKVVSGRTDNAVKNRFTTLCKKRAKYEAMAKGNNIASSVNSNNKRILLPDGITTPLKVETESPLAKKTRRSQHIPNLKEITSYGDRSHIKVHSGVNQQAKPVLLPHNATIEEHQTGERKGNQQVFLNKDNPKVTNLMQQAELLSSLAQKVNSDNTEQSMENAWKVLQDFLNKSKENDIFRCGLPEMDYQLEEFKDLVEDLRSSNEDIQASYRQPDLHDSPASSENSSGGSTVMPFPSGDETQQQPMHDSQTISQNGVELVQDKGIVSDDAIVEEQVDLLSTCHDVLKNSNEIVPMSGDEEFNSPVQVTPLFRSLAAGIPSPQFSESERSFLLKTLGVESPYPCPSANPSQPPPCKRVLLDSL
- the LOC108812493 gene encoding UDP-galactose/UDP-glucose transporter 1, translating into MEANGSGFRRILLLALCVSGIWSAYIYQGVLQETLSTKRFGPDEKRFEHLAFLNLAQSVVCLVWSYIMIKLWSNTGNGGAPWWTYWSAGITNTIGPAMGIEALKYISYPAQVLAKSSKMIPVMLMGTLVYGIRYTFPEYICTFLVAGGVALFALLKTSSKTISKLAHPNAPLGYALCFLNLAFDGFTNATQDSIASRYPKTEAWDIMLGMNLWGTIYNMVYMFGLPQGMGFEAYQFCKQHPEAAWDILKYCLCGAVGQNFIFMTISNFGSLANTTITTTRKFVSIVVSSVMSGNPLSLKQWGCVSMVFGGLSYQIFLKWSKSKRVEKKKQKS